The following coding sequences are from one Nicotiana tomentosiformis chromosome 3, ASM39032v3, whole genome shotgun sequence window:
- the LOC138907443 gene encoding uncharacterized protein — protein MITGIVPVCHRDALVLFDLGSTYPYVSLYFASYLVVPYDSLGASMYVSKPMGDSIVVDRVYHSCVVTIGSLETSINLLLLDMVDFDVILGMDWLSLYHAILDCHAKTVTLSMPGLPRLEWKGTHGHFISRVISYVIAQRMVEKRCLAYLAHIRDSSVEVFSIDSIPVVREFPEVYPADMPRMPPDRDIDFCIDLASGTQPISIPPYHMAPPELKELKEQLQDLLDKCFIKPSVSPWGVPMLFVKKKYGLMRML, from the coding sequence atgatcacaggtattgttccagtttgccatagagatgctttagttctatttgatctgggatctacttatcCTTACGTGTCATTATATTTTGCTTCGTATCTGGTTGTGCCTTATGATTCTTTAGGTGCTTCTATGTATGTGTCCAAACcgatgggagattctattgttgtagatcgtgtctatcactcgtgtgtggttactattgggagtcttgagacaaGCAtaaatcttctacttcttgatatggtagattttgatgttatcttgggtatggattggctgtcactttatcatgctatattggattgtcacgccaagacggtgaccttatccatgccggggttgcctcgattagagtggaaagggactcatGGTCATTTTATCAGCAGGGTTATCTCCTATGTGATAGCtcaacgtatggtcgagaagcgttgtctagcttatttggctcatattcgcgattctagtgtggaggttttTTCCATTGATTcaataccagttgttcgtgagtttccagaggtatatCCCGCAGATAtgccgaggatgccacccgatagagatattgacttctgtattgatttggcttcgggcactcagcccatttctattccaccataccatatggccccaccagagttgaaggaattgaaagagcagttacaagatttgcttgataagtgCTTCATTAAACCTAGTGTCTCACCATGGGGTGTGCccatgttgttcgtgaagaagaaatatggattAATGAGGATGTTATag
- the LOC138907444 gene encoding uncharacterized protein, with the protein MPLRATEAGILEAYLQQGDQEVEILSHEIGPLSNSFDEVKAKWAEVQDAILATNDREATAAERETNLEAALNSKVEELTAVEAKYARLEEKYKKTIEHNKLYSSTVRDLDVSIRSARFSRDNLSADITGLKEELEHREASFVVEKTYAMYDIQRKTLEEAKAHYRY; encoded by the exons ATGCCGTTGCG GGCCACTGAGGCGGGCATTTTGGAAGCCTACCTGCAGCAAGGTGATCAGGAAGTAGAGATCCTTAGCCATGAAATTGGGCCGCTGAGTAATAGCTTTGATGAAGTCAAAGCTAAATGGGCTGAGGTTCAGGATGCCATTCTTGCTACCAATGACCGAGAGGCTACAGCTGCTGAAAGGGAAACTAACTTAGAAGCAGCCTTGAATTCTAAGGTCGAAGAGCTTACTGCCGTGGAGGCAAAGTATGCCCggttggaggagaagtataagaaaactatcgagcataacaAACTATATAGTTCAACTGTCCGTGATCTCGATGTCAGTATTCGATCTGCTAGGTTCTCCCGGGACAATCTTTCTGCCGATATTACCGGGCTCAAAGAGGAACTCGAGCACCGAGAGGCTTCCTTCGTTGTGGAAAAAACTTACGCCATGTACGACATACaaagaaaaaccttggaagaagcCAAAGCCCACTATCGATAttga